One Epidermidibacterium keratini DNA segment encodes these proteins:
- a CDS encoding response regulator transcription factor, which produces MSEQVNIGVLIVDDHPVVRDGIRGIFESDPRFRVIGEAGDGKEAVAWLEREVADVVLMDLRMPRMGGVEAITAIRRRWPETRIVVLTTFDSDTDVLPAIEAGATGYLLKDATADELRSATLAAAGGRPVITASVAGHLVQRVGPLRSASLSRREHEVLELVAGGATNRQIGTRLHVSETTVKTHLMHIFGKLGVRDRAAAVNEAHKRGLL; this is translated from the coding sequence GTGAGCGAACAGGTGAACATCGGGGTGCTAATTGTCGACGATCATCCCGTGGTCCGGGACGGAATCCGAGGGATCTTCGAATCCGACCCGCGGTTTCGGGTGATCGGCGAGGCCGGCGATGGGAAGGAGGCGGTCGCGTGGCTCGAACGCGAGGTCGCCGATGTCGTGCTCATGGACCTTCGGATGCCGCGGATGGGCGGGGTCGAGGCGATCACGGCGATCCGGCGTCGCTGGCCGGAGACGAGGATCGTCGTACTCACCACCTTTGACAGCGACACCGACGTGTTGCCGGCTATCGAGGCTGGCGCGACCGGATACCTCCTCAAGGACGCGACCGCCGACGAGCTGCGATCGGCGACCTTGGCGGCCGCCGGTGGCCGCCCGGTCATCACCGCTTCCGTGGCCGGCCATCTCGTCCAACGGGTGGGTCCGTTACGGTCAGCCTCGCTCAGCCGGCGCGAGCATGAGGTCTTGGAGCTGGTCGCAGGAGGCGCGACGAACCGGCAGATCGGCACGCGACTGCACGTCAGCGAGACCACGGTCAAGACGCACCTGATGCACATCTTCGGCAAGCTCGGCGTGCGCGACCGCGCGGCGGCGGTCAACGAAGCCCACAAGCGCGGCCTCCTCTAA
- a CDS encoding sensor histidine kinase, with protein MGAVTPTACSDDDVLAAHSKADEQEERFLNFAPYALLAVSTILYLIVEYPGPAQRPVTLAVVVVAVLWEYAWWTRPRGISEERQRRLLIYIAGGIAISAFLVVNGPWFAFYAWTYYLRTPMLANTLARWMAFCCVAAQLSGSQVGGFRNLSGGVWFGYAALFAVNLAVAAGMTKLATAQEERHEERRRVLARVQATNRQLAATLAENAELQEEVARRARESGVADERARLAREIHDTIAQGLAGVVAQLEASRQPGADAARHLDIAHQLARESLGEARRSVQALRPEALTGPRFSDALARLAKQWGELHDMPIEYAVAGVPRALAPDAEVALFRVTQEALANIAKHASASAVAVNLTFLDDAVAIDVRDDGTGFEIAAPPASPGGYGIGVMRERIDRLDGYFEIESAAGEGATVSAVVPSVCTEVTA; from the coding sequence ATGGGAGCCGTGACGCCGACCGCCTGCAGCGACGACGATGTGCTCGCCGCGCACTCGAAGGCGGACGAGCAAGAAGAGCGCTTCCTGAACTTCGCGCCGTACGCATTGCTTGCGGTGTCGACCATCCTGTACCTGATCGTCGAGTATCCCGGACCGGCTCAACGGCCGGTCACCCTCGCCGTGGTCGTCGTCGCCGTCCTGTGGGAGTACGCGTGGTGGACTCGTCCAAGAGGTATCAGCGAGGAGCGGCAGCGCAGATTGCTGATCTACATCGCCGGTGGGATAGCGATCAGCGCTTTCTTGGTCGTCAACGGTCCGTGGTTCGCCTTCTACGCGTGGACCTACTACCTGCGCACGCCGATGCTCGCGAATACGCTGGCGCGCTGGATGGCGTTCTGCTGCGTGGCGGCACAGTTGTCCGGCTCCCAAGTGGGCGGCTTCAGAAACCTCAGCGGCGGGGTGTGGTTCGGGTATGCCGCGCTCTTCGCGGTCAATCTCGCGGTCGCGGCCGGCATGACCAAGCTGGCGACCGCCCAGGAGGAGCGTCATGAAGAACGCCGCCGGGTGCTCGCGCGAGTTCAGGCGACGAACCGCCAGCTCGCAGCGACGCTTGCCGAGAATGCTGAGCTGCAAGAAGAAGTCGCCCGCCGGGCACGGGAGTCCGGGGTCGCCGACGAACGCGCCCGCCTCGCCCGCGAGATCCACGACACCATCGCGCAAGGGCTCGCCGGGGTCGTCGCCCAGCTCGAGGCATCGCGCCAGCCCGGCGCCGATGCGGCGCGTCATCTAGACATCGCCCACCAGCTCGCCCGCGAGAGCCTGGGCGAGGCCCGCCGTTCGGTGCAGGCACTGCGGCCGGAGGCCCTAACCGGCCCCCGGTTCTCGGATGCCTTGGCACGTCTGGCAAAGCAGTGGGGCGAGTTGCACGACATGCCCATCGAGTACGCCGTTGCCGGGGTCCCACGAGCGCTGGCTCCGGATGCCGAGGTCGCCCTCTTTCGCGTCACGCAGGAGGCGCTCGCCAATATCGCGAAACACGCTAGTGCGTCGGCCGTCGCCGTGAACCTCACCTTCCTCGATGACGCCGTAGCGATCGACGTACGCGACGACGGAACGGGCTTTGAGATCGCCGCGCCTCCCGCATCACCTGGGGGATATGGGATCGGCGTGATGCGTGAGCGGATCGACCGGCTCGACGGCTACTTCGAGATCGAGTCGGCCGCTGGGGAGGGCGCGACGGTCAGTGCGGTCGTGCCCTCCGTCTGCACGGAGGTCACCGCGTGA
- the ygfZ gene encoding CAF17-like 4Fe-4S cluster assembly/insertion protein YgfZ, with amino-acid sequence MTVLEQHGRVEDDDFDRGVAAHYGDPLREQRRMARDVALVDRSNRGLVVVSGDDRRSWLHSLTSQHLEDIADMSAIEGLVLSPHGHVEQDLWFTAIGDEIWIDTEPGKAAELADYLDRMRFMLRVEVADRSSELSMVSLVGPRAAEILSALELPVPDAGLVVGTPYGYLRAKPWPGEYDVLGTSEQVASFVAAARGAGVEPAGMMAYEALRVGELRPRLGKETDHRTIPHEIGLINKAVHLNKGCYRGQETVARVHNLGRPPRRLVRLHVDGSQHTVPHRGARVMANGRDVGFVGTSEMHFEDGPVALAVIKRNVPDGADVLVVDQADDSSSDGPPAEYSAKVDTGLDL; translated from the coding sequence GTGACGGTGTTGGAACAGCATGGCCGAGTCGAGGATGACGACTTCGATCGCGGAGTGGCCGCACACTACGGCGATCCGCTGCGTGAACAGCGGCGGATGGCCCGCGATGTGGCACTCGTCGACCGATCCAACCGCGGGCTCGTCGTAGTGAGCGGCGATGACCGCCGTTCCTGGCTGCACTCGCTGACCTCGCAGCACCTGGAGGACATCGCCGATATGTCGGCGATCGAGGGCCTGGTGCTCTCACCGCACGGGCATGTCGAGCAGGACCTGTGGTTCACCGCGATCGGTGACGAGATCTGGATCGACACCGAACCGGGCAAGGCAGCCGAGCTGGCGGACTATCTCGACCGGATGCGGTTCATGCTGCGGGTCGAGGTCGCTGACCGGTCATCGGAGCTGTCGATGGTGAGCCTGGTCGGCCCGCGCGCCGCTGAGATCTTGTCCGCGCTGGAGCTGCCGGTGCCCGACGCCGGTCTCGTGGTGGGTACGCCGTACGGCTACCTGCGGGCGAAGCCCTGGCCGGGGGAGTACGACGTACTCGGCACCTCCGAGCAGGTCGCGTCATTTGTTGCTGCGGCACGGGGTGCTGGAGTGGAGCCGGCCGGGATGATGGCCTACGAGGCGCTGCGCGTCGGCGAGCTGCGGCCGCGCCTGGGCAAGGAGACCGACCACCGCACCATCCCGCACGAGATCGGCCTGATCAACAAGGCCGTGCATCTCAACAAGGGCTGCTATCGCGGGCAGGAGACGGTCGCCCGCGTGCACAACCTCGGCCGCCCGCCGCGGCGCCTCGTGCGGCTGCACGTCGATGGTTCGCAGCACACCGTGCCGCATCGCGGCGCGCGGGTCATGGCTAATGGACGTGATGTCGGTTTTGTCGGCACGTCGGAGATGCACTTCGAAGACGGTCCCGTCGCGCTGGCCGTCATCAAGCGCAACGTGCCCGACGGTGCCGACGTACTCGTCGTTGATCAGGCCGACGACTCGAGCAGCGACGGCCCGCCGGCCGAGTACTCCGCCAAAGTCGACACCGGCCTCGACCTCTAA
- a CDS encoding aminotransferase class IV has translation MTTDQPVSTGPCFVSALEWDGSSWSVRRHDPAAPLLTAFDFAAVRGDGAFEAMHIMDGTANKPERHMERMARSLEHLGIAGPAYADWKALIADLVAQWPAGIEGVLKLVISRGQEGGPSLDIPTAYGTLVPIAPELIAQRAGGIDVITLTFGYSAHQREEAPWLLGGTKYLSYAINMAAKREAARRGADDVLFVSSDGEVLEGPNSSIIWLTDDTLHTTPASTGILRGTTQELIFSKVLGRGLHTNVTDADVADVLASDGAWMSSSTRGVAAVKTLDGTPIAQSPKTTRLLQELSGLPMPPA, from the coding sequence ATGACCACTGATCAGCCCGTGAGCACCGGACCCTGCTTTGTGAGCGCCCTGGAGTGGGACGGCTCGTCCTGGTCAGTACGCCGACACGACCCGGCGGCACCGCTGCTGACCGCGTTCGACTTCGCAGCGGTCCGCGGCGATGGCGCGTTCGAGGCCATGCACATCATGGACGGCACGGCCAACAAGCCCGAGCGCCACATGGAACGCATGGCTCGTTCGCTGGAGCACCTGGGCATCGCCGGTCCGGCGTACGCCGACTGGAAGGCGCTGATTGCCGACCTCGTCGCACAGTGGCCAGCGGGCATCGAGGGCGTGCTGAAGCTGGTGATCAGCCGGGGTCAGGAGGGTGGACCGAGCCTGGACATCCCCACGGCCTACGGCACCCTCGTGCCGATCGCGCCCGAGCTCATCGCCCAGCGCGCTGGTGGGATCGACGTCATCACGCTCACCTTCGGCTACTCGGCGCATCAGCGCGAAGAGGCCCCGTGGCTGCTCGGCGGCACGAAGTACCTCTCCTACGCGATCAATATGGCGGCCAAGCGTGAGGCAGCGCGCCGCGGCGCCGACGACGTACTGTTCGTCAGCTCCGACGGCGAGGTCCTCGAGGGCCCGAACTCCAGCATCATCTGGCTGACCGACGACACCCTGCACACCACCCCGGCCTCGACCGGGATCCTTCGGGGTACGACGCAGGAGCTGATCTTCAGCAAGGTGCTCGGCCGCGGCCTGCACACCAACGTGACCGATGCCGACGTGGCCGACGTACTCGCCTCCGATGGGGCGTGGATGAGCTCGTCGACCCGTGGTGTCGCGGCGGTCAAGACGCTGGACGGTACGCCGATCGCCCAGTCGCCTAAGACGACCCGCCTGCTGCAGGAGCTCTCGGGCCTGCCGATGCCGCCCGCGTAA
- a CDS encoding ABC transporter permease has product MSATTALTRSELRLFLREPAALFWIVAFPVLLLIVLGSIPSLREADPGTGVRIINYYTPVIILMSLAFLAVSTMPAVIAGYREQRILKRLATTPIGSARMLGAQLLMYLGLAIAMALLVLAVARLAFDVPLPRQPLGFAIALLLAIAALLAIGVLVAALVPTGRTAGAVGAMLFFPLMFFAGLWIPIPVMPDVLADIARYSPLGAATEAMTATAAGEWPTWWTLPVLAAYAVTCGGLAVRFFRWEP; this is encoded by the coding sequence ATGAGTGCGACCACCGCATTGACGCGTAGTGAGCTCCGCCTGTTCTTGCGCGAGCCGGCGGCGCTCTTCTGGATCGTCGCCTTTCCGGTCCTGTTACTGATCGTGCTTGGCTCCATCCCGTCGTTGCGGGAGGCCGATCCCGGCACCGGAGTTCGGATCATCAACTACTACACGCCGGTGATCATCCTGATGAGCCTTGCTTTTCTTGCGGTCTCGACGATGCCCGCTGTCATTGCCGGCTATCGCGAGCAGCGCATTCTCAAGCGGCTCGCCACGACCCCGATCGGCAGTGCGCGGATGCTCGGTGCTCAGCTGCTGATGTATCTCGGGCTCGCGATCGCCATGGCTCTGCTCGTTCTCGCCGTTGCGCGCCTCGCTTTTGACGTACCACTGCCACGTCAGCCGCTCGGATTCGCGATCGCCTTGCTGTTGGCCATCGCTGCGCTGCTCGCGATCGGTGTGCTCGTCGCCGCTCTGGTGCCGACGGGGCGCACGGCAGGGGCAGTGGGCGCCATGCTCTTCTTTCCGCTGATGTTCTTTGCCGGGCTGTGGATTCCGATCCCGGTGATGCCCGATGTGCTCGCCGATATCGCGCGCTACAGTCCGCTCGGCGCAGCGACGGAGGCGATGACAGCGACGGCGGCCGGTGAGTGGCCGACCTGGTGGACGCTGCCGGTCCTCGCGGCGTACGCAGTGACCTGCGGCGGGCTCGCGGTACGGTTCTTCCGATGGGAGCCGTGA